The nucleotide sequence TCACCGATTACGGTGCGTTCGTTGATCTCGGCGGCATCGACGGCCTGCTTCACGTCACCGATATCGCATGGCGCCGGGTCAACCACCCGACCGAAGTGCTCACCATCGGTCAGACCGTCAAGGTCAAGATCATCAAGATCAATCACGAGACCCACCGCATTTCGCTCGGCATGAAGCAGTTGCTGGACGATCCGTGGCAGGGCATCGAGGCCAAGTACCCGTTGAACGCGCGCTTCACCGGCCGCGTCACCAACATCACCGACTACGGCGCGTTCGTCGAACTGGAGCCGGGCATCGAAGGCCTGATCCACGTCTCCGAAATGTCGTGGACCAAGAAGAACATGCACCCCGGCAAGATCGTCTCGACCTCGCAGGAAGTCGAAGTGCAGGTCCTGGAAGTCGATTCGGTCAAGCGCCGCATCTCGCTCGGCCTCAAGCAGACCATGCGCAATCCCTGGGAAGTCTTCGTCGAGAAGTTCCCGGTTGGTTCGGTGGTCGAAGGCGAGGTCAAGAACAAGACCGAGTTCGGTCTGTTCCTCGGTCTCGACGGCGACGTCGACGGCATGGTCCATCTGTCCGACCTCGACTGGAAGCTTCCGGGCGAGCAGGTCATCGACAACTTCAAGAAAGGCGACATGGTCAAGGCCGTGGTGCTCGACGTCGATGTCGAAAAGGAGCGCATCTCGCTCGGCGTCAAGCAGCTCGAAGGCGACCCCTTCGCAGAACCTGGCGACGTCAAGAAGGGCGCGGTCGTGACCTGCGAAGTGCTCGAAGTGAAGGAAGCCGGCATCGAGGTGAAGATCTCGGGCACCGACTTCACCACCTTCATCAAGCGCTCCGAGCTCGCCCGTGACCGCAACGATCAGCGCGCCGAGCGGTTCGCCGTCGGCGAGAAGGTCGATGCCCGCGTGATCCAGTTCGACAAGAAGGCCCGCAAGGTGCAGGTCTCGATCAAGGCGCTGGAAGTCGCCGAAGAGAAGGAGGCCATCGCACAGTACGGCTCCTCCGATTCGGGGGCGACGCTGGGCGATATTCTCGGCACTGCGCTCAAGAACCGCGAGAAGTAAGCGTATCGCTGAGTCGTTCCGCGAACATCAGGCCCCGGTCTCGACTGGGGCCTTTTTCTTGATCTGCACGACTTTCTCCGTCATGCCCGCGCTTGTCGCGGGCATCCACGTCTTGCTTTTTGCGACAAAGACGTGGATGGCCGGGTCAAGCCCGGCCATGACGGCCGTAGGGATGATCCTGGGGCCTTGTTTTCTTCAAATTGCGTCGCAATTGATGTAATCAACTAACGCTTCGCTCACGCTGCGGATGCAAAACGCGGTGATTAGTTCAGGAGAAATTCGATGTCGCTCGATTCGGACGTGATCGTCGATCGCCGCAGGATCCGCCGCAAGCTGACCTTCTGGCGCGTCGTGGCTGGCCTGGTTGCGATCGCGGCGATCGTTACTGTCGGCACCGTCGCGACGACGAGCGGGCCGGCTGCGCTGGCAGCATCGGGATCGATCGCGCGGGTCAACATCGAGGGACTGATCCGCAGCGACCAGCAGCGCGTCGAGGCGCTGGAGCGGCTGGAGAAATCGAACCACGTTGCCGTCGTCGTCCACATCAACTCGCCGGGCGGCACCACGGCCGGCTCCGAGCAGCTTTACGACTCCCTGGCGCGGCTGAAGGCCAAGAAGCCGGTTGTCGTGGTGGTCGAGGGGCTCGCCGCATCGGGCGGTTACATCGCGGCGATCGCCGCCGATCACATCGTCGCGCGCCAGAGTTCGCTGGTCGGATCGATCGGCGTGTTGTTTCAGTTTCCGAATTTCTCCGAGCTCCTGAAGACCGTGGGCGTCAAGGTCGAGGAGGTGAAATCCTCGCCGTTGAAGGCCGCGCCCAACGGTTTTGAGCCGACCAGCCCGGAGGCGCGCGCAGCCCTCGACGCGCTGGTGAAGGATTCCTATGCCTGGTTCCGCGGCCTGGTGAAGGAGCGGCGCGGCATGGATG is from Bradyrhizobium sp. AZCC 2176 and encodes:
- the rpsA gene encoding 30S ribosomal protein S1, yielding MAGNTASGEHMASTAASYNPTRDDFAAMLDESFAGGNLQESSVIKGKVVAIEKDMAVIDVGLKTEGRVALREFAGPGRESDLKVGDEVEVFLDRIENALGEAVLSRDKARREESWGKLEKAFNNNEKVHGVIFNQVKGGFTVDLDGAVAFLPRSQVDIRPIRDVAPLMNNSQPFQILKMDRRRGNIVVSRRTVLEETRAEQRQELVQNLEEGQVIDGVVKNITDYGAFVDLGGIDGLLHVTDIAWRRVNHPTEVLTIGQTVKVKIIKINHETHRISLGMKQLLDDPWQGIEAKYPLNARFTGRVTNITDYGAFVELEPGIEGLIHVSEMSWTKKNMHPGKIVSTSQEVEVQVLEVDSVKRRISLGLKQTMRNPWEVFVEKFPVGSVVEGEVKNKTEFGLFLGLDGDVDGMVHLSDLDWKLPGEQVIDNFKKGDMVKAVVLDVDVEKERISLGVKQLEGDPFAEPGDVKKGAVVTCEVLEVKEAGIEVKISGTDFTTFIKRSELARDRNDQRAERFAVGEKVDARVIQFDKKARKVQVSIKALEVAEEKEAIAQYGSSDSGATLGDILGTALKNREK
- the sppA gene encoding signal peptide peptidase SppA encodes the protein MSLDSDVIVDRRRIRRKLTFWRVVAGLVAIAAIVTVGTVATTSGPAALAASGSIARVNIEGLIRSDQQRVEALERLEKSNHVAVVVHINSPGGTTAGSEQLYDSLARLKAKKPVVVVVEGLAASGGYIAAIAADHIVARQSSLVGSIGVLFQFPNFSELLKTVGVKVEEVKSSPLKAAPNGFEPTSPEARAALDALVKDSYAWFRGLVKERRGMDDGLLEKVADGRVFTGRQAVELKLVDQLGDEKAAVAWLVAEKKIKSDLPVRDYKLNPRFGDLTFLRTAASIAFDALGLSSIARQIEQGGVAQAVDQLSLDGMLALWRPAAPN